The following coding sequences lie in one Capsicum annuum cultivar UCD-10X-F1 chromosome 5, UCD10Xv1.1, whole genome shotgun sequence genomic window:
- the LOC107870986 gene encoding BTB/POZ domain-containing protein DOT3 isoform X2, translating to MQKLILDGQEDTIDDESDESNQVNDQSIVVPTMLNAAADGFVKKEKSWFATSQLPSDLSIRVEDITFYVHKYPLVARCGYLNQIELHEPQNSHLGYDLKLEKFSGGSETFETILKFCYGLPISLNPTNVAALRCGSEFLEMTEAMEEGNLISKTEAFFTFVALTSWNDTITVIKSCETLSPWAENLQIVRRCCDSIAWKIFRENSLTGDIITNEEKWWFDDVATLRIDFFLRIITAVRVKGIKPEIIGSCIMNYGDKWLPSMNNEARGTDIKYGTNRRNDSQWSITSGRNREMSNGQNKEQRTIIESLISILPPQKEAVSCKFLLKLLKLSIFYAASPALIFELEKRIAMVLENASTNDLLIPTYAVGEQTLNSNEEQTIHNIDVVQRILDYFLMYEQQRLQQQELKSTTLNISKLVDSYLAEIARDPNVSITKFQVLAESLPRHARTCHDGLYRAIDTYLKTHPSLSEHDRRRLCKIMDGGKLSLDGCMHAAQNERLPLRIVIQVLLSEQVKMRAAVQGKDITGSDDNLDKENCWSSTKNEVKSLREELENVKMQMAELQRDYSELQQEYEKANNKHRSSWTSGWRKIKKSAHFIRKMVEDETQERKHRVKSGRRRQSIS from the exons ATGcagaagttaattcttgatgGCCAGGAGGATACTATAGATGATGAGTCTGATGAAAGTAACCAAGTTAATGATCAAAGTATAGTTGTCCCAACTATGCTCAATGCAGCTGCTGATGGCTTTGTAAAGAAAGAAAAGTCATG GTTTGCCACTTCTCAGCTTCCAAGTGATTTATCAATTAGAGTTGAAGACATCACCTTCTATGTTCACAAG TATCCACTAGTTGCAAGGTGTGGCTACCTAAATCAAATTGAACTTCACGAGCCTCAAAATTCACATCTAGGCTATGACCTCAAGCTTGAAAAGTTTTCAGGTGGATCAGAAACTTTTGAGACAATTCTAAAATTTTGTTATGGCTTGCCAATAAGCCTAAATCCAACAAATGTAGCAGCATTGAGATGTGGATCAGAATTCCTAGAAATGACAGAAGCAATGGAAGAAGGAAATTTGATCTCGAAAACGGAAGCTTTCTTCACATTTGTAGCCCTTACATCGTGGAATGACACAATCACAGTAATCAAATCATGTGAAACGCTCTCTCCGTGGGCTGAAAATTTACAGATTGTGAGAAGGTGTTGTGACTCAattgcctggaagatctttagagAAAATTCATTGACAGGGGATATTATAACCAACGAAGAAAAGTGGTGGTTCGATGATGTTGCCACTCTCCGTATTGATTTCTTCTTGAGAATCATAACAGCAGTGAGGGTAAAAGGGATCAAACCTGAGATCATCGGTTCGTGTATCATGAACTATGGTGACAAGTGGTTGCCAAGCATGAATAACGAGGCGAGAGGAACGGATATCAAATATGGTACTAATAGAAGGAACGATTCGCAATGGAGCATCACAAGTGGGAGGAATAGGGAAATGAGCAATGGTCAGAACAAGGAACAGAGAACAATTATAGAGAGCTTAATTAGTATATTACCTCCACAGAAGGAAGCTGTTTCTTGTAAGTTCCTTTTAAAGTTGTTGAAGCTGTCAATTTTCTATGCTGCATCACCAGCACTGATTTTCGAGCTCGAGAAAAGAATTGCAATGGTGCTCGAAAACGCCAGCACCAATGACCTCTTGATACCTACATATGCAGTTGGTGAACAAACACTAAA TTCAAATGAAGAACAGACCATCCACAATATAGATGTGGTGCAGAGGATTTTGGATTATTTCTTAATGTATGAACAGCAAAGACTGCAGCAACAAGAACTGAAGTCAACAACGTTGAACATCAGTAAATTGGTTGACAGCTACCTAGCGGAAATTGCGAGAGATCCCAATGTATCTATAACTAAGTTCCAAGTTTTAGCTGAATCCTTGCCCCGACATGCCCGAACGTGTCATGATGGACTCTACAGAGCCATTGATACATACCTTAAG ACTCATCCTTCACTGTCTGAACATGACCGACGAAGGCTATGCAAGATTATGGATGGCGGAAAATTGTCACTTGATGGATGTATGCACGCTGCACAAAATGAAAGGTTGCCTTTGAGAATTGTTATCCAG GTTTTGCTGTCGGAGCAAGTGAAGATGAGGGCTGCAGTACAAGGGAAAGATATTACAGGGAGTGATGATAACTTGGACAAGGAAAATTGTTGGTCCTCAACAAAGAACGAGGTCAAGTCCCTTAGAGAAGAACTTGAAAATGTTAAGATGCAAATGGCAGAGCTTCAAAGGGACTACTCTGAGCTGCAACAAGAATATGAAAAGGCGAATAATAAGCATAGAAGTTCGTGGACATCCGGATGGAGGAAGATAAAAAAGTCCGCGCATTTCATTAGAAAAATGGTCGAGGATGAAACTCAGGAGCGCAAACATAGAGTTAAATCAGGCCGCAGAAGGCAATCCATATCTTAA
- the LOC107870986 gene encoding BTB/POZ domain-containing protein DOT3 isoform X1: MSLGLLKNVVNPVSDLQKGKYYFLEDKTFKVSEQHTHSLPTMTSSSAYTDHHDFHQIHAISHQYRFATSQLPSDLSIRVEDITFYVHKYPLVARCGYLNQIELHEPQNSHLGYDLKLEKFSGGSETFETILKFCYGLPISLNPTNVAALRCGSEFLEMTEAMEEGNLISKTEAFFTFVALTSWNDTITVIKSCETLSPWAENLQIVRRCCDSIAWKIFRENSLTGDIITNEEKWWFDDVATLRIDFFLRIITAVRVKGIKPEIIGSCIMNYGDKWLPSMNNEARGTDIKYGTNRRNDSQWSITSGRNREMSNGQNKEQRTIIESLISILPPQKEAVSCKFLLKLLKLSIFYAASPALIFELEKRIAMVLENASTNDLLIPTYAVGEQTLNSNEEQTIHNIDVVQRILDYFLMYEQQRLQQQELKSTTLNISKLVDSYLAEIARDPNVSITKFQVLAESLPRHARTCHDGLYRAIDTYLKTHPSLSEHDRRRLCKIMDGGKLSLDGCMHAAQNERLPLRIVIQVLLSEQVKMRAAVQGKDITGSDDNLDKENCWSSTKNEVKSLREELENVKMQMAELQRDYSELQQEYEKANNKHRSSWTSGWRKIKKSAHFIRKMVEDETQERKHRVKSGRRRQSIS; encoded by the exons ATGTCGCTTGGACTCTTAAAAAATGTTGTCAACCCCGTGTCGGATCTTCAAAAAGGAAAATACTACTTTTTGGAGGATAAGACATTTAAAGTGTCCGAACAACATACTCACTCACTTCCAACGATGACGTCCAGTTCAGCTTACACTGATCACCACGATTTTCACCAGATACACGCTATTTCTCATCAGTATAG GTTTGCCACTTCTCAGCTTCCAAGTGATTTATCAATTAGAGTTGAAGACATCACCTTCTATGTTCACAAG TATCCACTAGTTGCAAGGTGTGGCTACCTAAATCAAATTGAACTTCACGAGCCTCAAAATTCACATCTAGGCTATGACCTCAAGCTTGAAAAGTTTTCAGGTGGATCAGAAACTTTTGAGACAATTCTAAAATTTTGTTATGGCTTGCCAATAAGCCTAAATCCAACAAATGTAGCAGCATTGAGATGTGGATCAGAATTCCTAGAAATGACAGAAGCAATGGAAGAAGGAAATTTGATCTCGAAAACGGAAGCTTTCTTCACATTTGTAGCCCTTACATCGTGGAATGACACAATCACAGTAATCAAATCATGTGAAACGCTCTCTCCGTGGGCTGAAAATTTACAGATTGTGAGAAGGTGTTGTGACTCAattgcctggaagatctttagagAAAATTCATTGACAGGGGATATTATAACCAACGAAGAAAAGTGGTGGTTCGATGATGTTGCCACTCTCCGTATTGATTTCTTCTTGAGAATCATAACAGCAGTGAGGGTAAAAGGGATCAAACCTGAGATCATCGGTTCGTGTATCATGAACTATGGTGACAAGTGGTTGCCAAGCATGAATAACGAGGCGAGAGGAACGGATATCAAATATGGTACTAATAGAAGGAACGATTCGCAATGGAGCATCACAAGTGGGAGGAATAGGGAAATGAGCAATGGTCAGAACAAGGAACAGAGAACAATTATAGAGAGCTTAATTAGTATATTACCTCCACAGAAGGAAGCTGTTTCTTGTAAGTTCCTTTTAAAGTTGTTGAAGCTGTCAATTTTCTATGCTGCATCACCAGCACTGATTTTCGAGCTCGAGAAAAGAATTGCAATGGTGCTCGAAAACGCCAGCACCAATGACCTCTTGATACCTACATATGCAGTTGGTGAACAAACACTAAA TTCAAATGAAGAACAGACCATCCACAATATAGATGTGGTGCAGAGGATTTTGGATTATTTCTTAATGTATGAACAGCAAAGACTGCAGCAACAAGAACTGAAGTCAACAACGTTGAACATCAGTAAATTGGTTGACAGCTACCTAGCGGAAATTGCGAGAGATCCCAATGTATCTATAACTAAGTTCCAAGTTTTAGCTGAATCCTTGCCCCGACATGCCCGAACGTGTCATGATGGACTCTACAGAGCCATTGATACATACCTTAAG ACTCATCCTTCACTGTCTGAACATGACCGACGAAGGCTATGCAAGATTATGGATGGCGGAAAATTGTCACTTGATGGATGTATGCACGCTGCACAAAATGAAAGGTTGCCTTTGAGAATTGTTATCCAG GTTTTGCTGTCGGAGCAAGTGAAGATGAGGGCTGCAGTACAAGGGAAAGATATTACAGGGAGTGATGATAACTTGGACAAGGAAAATTGTTGGTCCTCAACAAAGAACGAGGTCAAGTCCCTTAGAGAAGAACTTGAAAATGTTAAGATGCAAATGGCAGAGCTTCAAAGGGACTACTCTGAGCTGCAACAAGAATATGAAAAGGCGAATAATAAGCATAGAAGTTCGTGGACATCCGGATGGAGGAAGATAAAAAAGTCCGCGCATTTCATTAGAAAAATGGTCGAGGATGAAACTCAGGAGCGCAAACATAGAGTTAAATCAGGCCGCAGAAGGCAATCCATATCTTAA
- the LOC107870986 gene encoding BTB/POZ domain-containing protein DOT3 isoform X3, giving the protein MSYFTSIRFATSQLPSDLSIRVEDITFYVHKYPLVARCGYLNQIELHEPQNSHLGYDLKLEKFSGGSETFETILKFCYGLPISLNPTNVAALRCGSEFLEMTEAMEEGNLISKTEAFFTFVALTSWNDTITVIKSCETLSPWAENLQIVRRCCDSIAWKIFRENSLTGDIITNEEKWWFDDVATLRIDFFLRIITAVRVKGIKPEIIGSCIMNYGDKWLPSMNNEARGTDIKYGTNRRNDSQWSITSGRNREMSNGQNKEQRTIIESLISILPPQKEAVSCKFLLKLLKLSIFYAASPALIFELEKRIAMVLENASTNDLLIPTYAVGEQTLNSNEEQTIHNIDVVQRILDYFLMYEQQRLQQQELKSTTLNISKLVDSYLAEIARDPNVSITKFQVLAESLPRHARTCHDGLYRAIDTYLKTHPSLSEHDRRRLCKIMDGGKLSLDGCMHAAQNERLPLRIVIQVLLSEQVKMRAAVQGKDITGSDDNLDKENCWSSTKNEVKSLREELENVKMQMAELQRDYSELQQEYEKANNKHRSSWTSGWRKIKKSAHFIRKMVEDETQERKHRVKSGRRRQSIS; this is encoded by the exons ATGTCATATTTCACCAGTATAAG GTTTGCCACTTCTCAGCTTCCAAGTGATTTATCAATTAGAGTTGAAGACATCACCTTCTATGTTCACAAG TATCCACTAGTTGCAAGGTGTGGCTACCTAAATCAAATTGAACTTCACGAGCCTCAAAATTCACATCTAGGCTATGACCTCAAGCTTGAAAAGTTTTCAGGTGGATCAGAAACTTTTGAGACAATTCTAAAATTTTGTTATGGCTTGCCAATAAGCCTAAATCCAACAAATGTAGCAGCATTGAGATGTGGATCAGAATTCCTAGAAATGACAGAAGCAATGGAAGAAGGAAATTTGATCTCGAAAACGGAAGCTTTCTTCACATTTGTAGCCCTTACATCGTGGAATGACACAATCACAGTAATCAAATCATGTGAAACGCTCTCTCCGTGGGCTGAAAATTTACAGATTGTGAGAAGGTGTTGTGACTCAattgcctggaagatctttagagAAAATTCATTGACAGGGGATATTATAACCAACGAAGAAAAGTGGTGGTTCGATGATGTTGCCACTCTCCGTATTGATTTCTTCTTGAGAATCATAACAGCAGTGAGGGTAAAAGGGATCAAACCTGAGATCATCGGTTCGTGTATCATGAACTATGGTGACAAGTGGTTGCCAAGCATGAATAACGAGGCGAGAGGAACGGATATCAAATATGGTACTAATAGAAGGAACGATTCGCAATGGAGCATCACAAGTGGGAGGAATAGGGAAATGAGCAATGGTCAGAACAAGGAACAGAGAACAATTATAGAGAGCTTAATTAGTATATTACCTCCACAGAAGGAAGCTGTTTCTTGTAAGTTCCTTTTAAAGTTGTTGAAGCTGTCAATTTTCTATGCTGCATCACCAGCACTGATTTTCGAGCTCGAGAAAAGAATTGCAATGGTGCTCGAAAACGCCAGCACCAATGACCTCTTGATACCTACATATGCAGTTGGTGAACAAACACTAAA TTCAAATGAAGAACAGACCATCCACAATATAGATGTGGTGCAGAGGATTTTGGATTATTTCTTAATGTATGAACAGCAAAGACTGCAGCAACAAGAACTGAAGTCAACAACGTTGAACATCAGTAAATTGGTTGACAGCTACCTAGCGGAAATTGCGAGAGATCCCAATGTATCTATAACTAAGTTCCAAGTTTTAGCTGAATCCTTGCCCCGACATGCCCGAACGTGTCATGATGGACTCTACAGAGCCATTGATACATACCTTAAG ACTCATCCTTCACTGTCTGAACATGACCGACGAAGGCTATGCAAGATTATGGATGGCGGAAAATTGTCACTTGATGGATGTATGCACGCTGCACAAAATGAAAGGTTGCCTTTGAGAATTGTTATCCAG GTTTTGCTGTCGGAGCAAGTGAAGATGAGGGCTGCAGTACAAGGGAAAGATATTACAGGGAGTGATGATAACTTGGACAAGGAAAATTGTTGGTCCTCAACAAAGAACGAGGTCAAGTCCCTTAGAGAAGAACTTGAAAATGTTAAGATGCAAATGGCAGAGCTTCAAAGGGACTACTCTGAGCTGCAACAAGAATATGAAAAGGCGAATAATAAGCATAGAAGTTCGTGGACATCCGGATGGAGGAAGATAAAAAAGTCCGCGCATTTCATTAGAAAAATGGTCGAGGATGAAACTCAGGAGCGCAAACATAGAGTTAAATCAGGCCGCAGAAGGCAATCCATATCTTAA